Part of the Lichenicola cladoniae genome is shown below.
GTATTGCCTCGGACCTGCCCAGTGCCGACCCCGGTGCCGACGCCGCGAGTTCGAGCCGATGCTCGACGTCGCCGTTAATGAGCAGCCACTGGTCATCGAGCGCGTTCGCGGCCAGCAGCGGCATGATCCGGGTCTTGTAGAAATACGCCCGTTCCTTGTTCCAGCGGGCAAGATCGATTGTCCCGTAGGCGTCCACGCCGACCAGCTGCAGTTTCCTGATCTGCAGCGTGCGCTGGTGGGTCACGATCTCCTGCACCGCAAGTCCGTACGCTTGTCGCGCCCGTCGCCGTCGCGACCGCGCCCCGTGCAGACGACGCACGCCGACCACACCCAGCACCATCCCGGCGATCACCAGGATGACGACCGCGATCCGGCCGCTGCCACCGGAACCGGTTGCAGCGAGGTCCTGAGGCCTCGGCCTAAGGTTTTCCTGTTTCTTGGCTGGTGCCAACGGCTTCCGCTCGGCGACCGTGGTCACATCGCCCGGGCGGAAATACAGCGGTGGTTCGCCGATCACCGCCGGGACACGCCGCAGCAGAAGCAGCCCGCGTTCCTCGGCAACCTTCTCCCAGCGTTGCGCCGGGAGAGCTTCGAAGCAGTGCCCGTCCGCACGGTCGGTCGCGATCGCCTGGATGCCGTCGGCACGCGGATCCGAACAGGCCACGATCATCGAAGCCGTCCGGAACATGTCGGTCGCAACGACCGGGCTGCGCAGCGCAACGGCATCGGCGTCCGACATGAAACCGGCCGCGTCCGGCCGGTGCGCGACGCGTTGCCATGTCATGATCGCAGCGCGCGTCGCATTGCCATAGACCCCGTCGCCCTCGGTTCCCGCTGCCAGGAACCCGAGTGCGACCAGGCGCTGCTGCAGGCCGATCGCCTGTTCGATCGGTCGCGATGCCTCCTCGCGCGCCGGCCCCGACATCTGCCCGAGCCAGACAGCGCGGTCAGTCTCGGTTTGCGCGGCATAGCAGGCCGGCACGCCGGGTGGCATCGGACGATGCCGCGCGTTCGATGCCGGGACATCGCAGGCGGCGCGAAGCCTGCTGTCGAACATCGCGGCCTGCGCACGCAGCGCTTTCCATCCGCCCGGGCCATACAGATGCCGAAGCGCTTGGTACGATTGCGCGAGCATCAGTTCCTCGCGGCTCATGCCGGTATCGTCGCAGATCAGTTGCGACAGCCTGTCGGCGGGTGCCGGGCGCGGGCAAACGAAGCTCGGGCCGATGCGCACAGACTCCGCAATGCCCGCCGCCGGCATCAGAAGCAGGAACAAGGGCAAGGCAACGCGCTTCATCAAGGCACTCAAATCGGACTCACGTTGCCGATTCTCGTTTATGAGCCACGCTGTGACAACAACTGCTTTAGTTCGAACCGCTATCGCACCGTAAGCGGTTAGTGCACGCGCCTCGACTCGCTACCGCCGAGTTCGACCCTCCGCGGACCAGCATGTTCGACGAGCAATTTCCTCTGGCGAACGGGCACGACCGCACTCCCGGCCAGGCAGGCGATGCGGCTACGTTTACACCAGGCAGGTGGCCAGCTTCGGGACGCACCTCGATCGGCGTTGTTGAATCCCCCGCGATCCGGCGCACATTACTGTGGACCGCTGAACCTCATGGAACCTGTTCCCCCCTGAACTGCCTTGGCAACCAGCCGGGCCAGCACCGGGCCGGCCAGAAGCACCAGGAGGAACCGGCCCATCTGCATCGTCATGACGAACGGCACGTCGACCGGGGATGAGGCGGCGATGATCGCCACTGTATCCGCACCGCCGGGACTGGTGGCGAGATAGGCGGTCAGTGGCGCGATGCCATCGAAGCGGTGCAAACCGTAGGCGAACAGGCCGCCCAGCGCGATCAGCGACACGATCGACGCCAGTATCCCCGGGAAGGCGTGGGCCGCATTCCGCAGCACCAGGGGGGTAAAGCGCATCCCGATACCCCAGCCGAGCACGGCGTAGGCGATCGCCAGCAGCCAGGGTGGGATCACGATGGTCATCACGCCGGAATCGCAGAGCACCATGCCGGCAAACATCGGCACCAGGAGCGGGCCGCCGGGGATACGCAGCCGGATGCCGGCCAGAGCACCCAAGCCGGCCAGCAGCAGGGTCTCGGCGATCGGGATCGGCGGCAGCGGCGCGAACCACCCGGTCATTGCAACGGCCCCGCCGGCGCCGGCGGTCCAGAGCCTGGAAACCGCGGAGGAAATGGTGGCGACGCACGCCACACGGAAATATTGCGAGAACGCAACCAGTTGCATGTCGGCGCCGTAGGACGCCGACATCAGGGTCATCACCGTGGCAGCACCCGGCATCACGCCCCAGATCGCGGTGGTGCCGGGCAGCACGCCGAAGCGTGCCAGGACGGCGCCGAGTGCCAGCGACGCGATGAGCGTCGAGCCGATCCCGGCCAGGAACATCGGCCAGCGGGCGGTGACCTCGCCGAACAGGGACGATGGCAGCTTGGTGGCGATCATGCAGCCGACCAGTGCCTGGGCGGCAAGGAACACCGGACGGGGGATGGAGACCGGGCATCCGCGGGAGGCAAGCATAATCGCGGCGACCACCGGCCCGAGCAGCAGGGCGGCCGGCATGTGGATCGCCTCCAGCCCGAAGACCAAGAGCGCCGACAGGCCAAGCAGGAGGATGGCGGCGGTCACGCCCCGATTAGATCCAGGTCCGCAGCGTGGATGACGCGGGAGAGGCGCGGCAGGACATGCCCGATCGTCATCGCGTGCAGCTCCGCTGAAACGCTGGAGCATGCATCCTCGGCCACCACCACGTGATAGCCGTGCTCCCAGGCGTGACGGACGGTGGATTCGACTCCGAAGTTGGTCGCGATCCCGCCGAGCACCACTGTCGAGATGGAGCGACGGCGCAGCACGGTGTCGAGCTCGGTGCCGGTGAAGGCGCCCCAGTGGCGTTTCGTGACGACGATGTCGCCGGGCTGCTGCAGGCCATCGGCGAGGGTGCTCCAGTCAGGCGGAAGGCCGGTCTCAGGGATCTGCATCGCGCGG
Proteins encoded:
- a CDS encoding hydrolase, with translation MLSLDPTSTALVLIDLQNGIVGMPLAPRTGEQTLAAGKALAIRFRDAGATVILVRVAFAADFSDAPPGKVDRAMQIPETGLPPDWSTLADGLQQPGDIVVTKRHWGAFTGTELDTVLRRRSISTVVLGGIATNFGVESTVRHAWEHGYHVVVAEDACSSVSAELHAMTIGHVLPRLSRVIHAADLDLIGA
- a CDS encoding AbrB family transcriptional regulator; this encodes MTAAILLLGLSALLVFGLEAIHMPAALLLGPVVAAIMLASRGCPVSIPRPVFLAAQALVGCMIATKLPSSLFGEVTARWPMFLAGIGSTLIASLALGAVLARFGVLPGTTAIWGVMPGAATVMTLMSASYGADMQLVAFSQYFRVACVATISSAVSRLWTAGAGGAVAMTGWFAPLPPIPIAETLLLAGLGALAGIRLRIPGGPLLVPMFAGMVLCDSGVMTIVIPPWLLAIAYAVLGWGIGMRFTPLVLRNAAHAFPGILASIVSLIALGGLFAYGLHRFDGIAPLTAYLATSPGGADTVAIIAASSPVDVPFVMTMQMGRFLLVLLAGPVLARLVAKAVQGGTGSMRFSGPQ
- a CDS encoding restriction endonuclease, which produces MKRVALPLFLLLMPAAGIAESVRIGPSFVCPRPAPADRLSQLICDDTGMSREELMLAQSYQALRHLYGPGGWKALRAQAAMFDSRLRAACDVPASNARHRPMPPGVPACYAAQTETDRAVWLGQMSGPAREEASRPIEQAIGLQQRLVALGFLAAGTEGDGVYGNATRAAIMTWQRVAHRPDAAGFMSDADAVALRSPVVATDMFRTASMIVACSDPRADGIQAIATDRADGHCFEALPAQRWEKVAEERGLLLLRRVPAVIGEPPLYFRPGDVTTVAERKPLAPAKKQENLRPRPQDLAATGSGGSGRIAVVILVIAGMVLGVVGVRRLHGARSRRRRARQAYGLAVQEIVTHQRTLQIRKLQLVGVDAYGTIDLARWNKERAYFYKTRIMPLLAANALDDQWLLINGDVEHRLELAASAPGSALGRSEAIRERFVSDPRIFDPRMEPADYERHCAILLRAAGWKAQVTAASGDQGTDVLARRAGRSLVLQCKLYSSPVGNSAVQAISAARLHQRADLAAVVSNASFTPAARQLARTNGVYLIHHEELRAFDPS